The segment GTATAGAGTTTCATTAGCATAGATACCTGCTTTAATACTTTATCTCCAGCTTCATGTCCATAAGTGTCATTTATTTTCTTAAAATAATCTATATCTATCATTAAAACTGATGCTTTATTATAAAATTTATTTTTAAACAAAACATCTAATTTCTTATATATATACCTTCTATTGTGAAGCCCAGTAAGAAAATCTCTATTAAGCTGGCTTTCCTTTGCCAAGTTAGATTTTTTTAGCTGTCTATTAATAGTCTCAAGCTCAAAAGTCTTATATTCTAATTCGTTGTTAGACTCAATTAGAAGCTGCATAAGTCTTTTATTTTCCATTAAAGTTATTAACTGACTTATTATTACAAGCCCTACGCATATTGCAAAGCCCCACATGATTATATCTATATTTTCAATAATGCAAAAAATAGCAGTGAATAACACTCCAATACTAAGGTATGGAATTATTATCTTTACTATTGTTTTTGTGTAATTTTCATTTTTTTACTTTGCCGAATGCACTTAAAATTGCATCCATTATATTTATAAACCAAAGCCGAATATGACACAAGTAAAACATATGTAAGCCACATTAATTCTAAAAAATCAGTATTTACATTTATAGTATTTGTCTTTACGTAAAGATTGATTAAATCCGCTGTAACCTCTATAATTAAAGCAATAATATTAAAAATAACTACCCTAAAGGCAATGAAACTTTTAGAAAATAGTAATATCAATATTATGGAAAACAAAATTGCTAAGTCTCCTATAGGATTTGATATCAAAAAAACTTTTCAAAAAATGGCATATGACTATTTATTATGTCATTTCTCACAAGAAATCTCCAACCTACAACGGAAATAGCTATGACAATAACTAACATATCCAAAAAACCTGAATACTTAAGTATAAATTTTTCTTTTCCCAAGCTATATATAAAAGCGCAATAATACTAAAAGGATACTGCAATAAAAAAATACCTGTGATATATAAATTAGTCCTGTAAAAGAATCAAAAAATATGTCTTTTATAATCCATAGTAAATCTCCTAGAAAATAACTAAATATAGACAAAAATAAATAAAGCCAATATTTCTTATCTCTCTCTCTACTTTCACTATATGTACAATACAAAATCATAAAAGATATGGCTTCTCCAAAAACCAAAAAACCATTCATTACGCACTTGTTTATGTTACTATTTTCAACTAATATGAAACTCAAAGTTGAAATTACTGCATAAATAATTAAAAACTTTTAGAAAATTTATGTGATATTTTGCAATTCAATTTTTTCTTATGTTCCCCCTTGATTAATAATAATCCATTTTTATTATACCTCTTTGTACTTTATTAGTATATATCTATATAAAATTCAATTTTATGAACTATTAGTCACTTTTTGTCTTATTTTAGCTATGTAACCCTTTACTTTTTTCGATTTTATTTTTAAATTTTGAATTTTCAACTTTTTTGAATTTTATTCTTGATAAAATTTCATTTTTCATGTATAATTAATTCAAAGTAAAGGTAACAATTCTTTTACTTTGATATGTGAAATGTTTAGTTTCTCCATCTAACATTTCCCTTGCAATTGTTTTCCTAACAATTATTCCCCTCAAAATTTCTAAATAGTTTAGAAATTTAACCCCCAAAGAGCACTATATGAATATTTCATATAGTGCTCTTTCAATTTTTATCTATATTTTTATAAAAATTTCATATATATTAAATCACTAAGTTACAAATACTAAAATTATTGCGATTTATTATTTAATTTTATTTAAAATATGTAAGTAGGTGATTATTATATGATTAATTTCAGAAAATTTTCTGCCAATTTTCTTTTTATTTTTACATTTTACGTGCTATTTAATATGAGTACTTACAATGTATACGCCTTTTCAAGATATCCTTTATATTCCTTTATTGCTATGACATTTGAAAAGAATTTTATTAATAATTCAAGTCCAATATTAAAAAAATCAGAAATAATCTCCAATAATAAAGTTATCGTAGTTCCAAGTGAAACTTCTGTTGAAACAGAAAAAGCTTTATCTGAGTTTAATAGGAAAGTGGCATTTTTAACCTTTGATGATGGCCCTACTAGGTGTATTACGCCTAAAATGCTAGACATCTTAAAAAATCACAATGTAAAAGCTACCTTTTTCGTCATCGGTTCTCTTGCAGAAAGAAATCCCGAAATAATAAAAAGAACCTTAAAAGAAGGCCACAGTATAGGAAATCACACTTATTCTCATAATTATAAAAAAGTATACTCTTCTCCAAAAAGCTTTTTTTAAGAAATTAACAGATGTCAAAAATCTCTAAAAAATATATTAGGTAATAATTATCATTCAAGGATCGTTAGATTTCCAGGTGGAACCTTTGGGTTTAACTCAAAACCTTATATCAAAGAATTAAAGAAAGGAAATTATATATATGTAGATTGGAACGCTTTAAACGGTGACGCAGAACATCTAGACGTTCCAGAAAAAAATTTGATTAAAAATATACAACAAACTGTTAGTGGCAAAAAAATGTTGTTATCTTAATGCACGATGCAGCCACAAAAAACTACTGTAAACGCTCTACCTCAAATAATAAGTTTCTTAAAAAGCCAAGGCTATGATTTTAAAACTCTAAACTAAAAAATTCGTATTTTTCTTAATACGTAAAGAATTTGTAACTATTTTTTATATTTTTGTAACAACTTCTTTCTCTTAATTTCGTAAATTGATATTAGGAGAATTTTGCATTAAAATATTATTATGTACTTATATTTTTTAAAGTAGGTGAAGATATGCAAAACAAAATATTAGTGGTTGAAGATGAAGTTTCTATAAGAGGATTTCTGAAAATAAATCTTCAAAGGAATAATTTTTTAGTTATAGAAGCCGGCTCTGGTGAAGAAGGTCTTTCAAAAGCTATAATAGAAAAACCAGAAATAGCTCTCCTCGATGTAATGCTTCCTGGAATAAATGG is part of the Haloimpatiens sp. FM7315 genome and harbors:
- a CDS encoding polysaccharide deacetylase family protein, encoding MSTYNVYAFSRYPLYSFIAMTFEKNFINNSSPILKKSEIISNNKVIVVPSETSVETEKALSEFNRKVAFLTFDDGPTRCITPKMLDILKNHNVKATFFVIGSLAERNPEIIKRTLKEGHSIGNHTYSHNYKKVYSSPKSFF
- a CDS encoding GGDEF domain-containing protein, which produces MWGFAICVGLVIISQLITLMENKRLMQLLIESNNELEYKTFELETINRQLKKSNLAKESQLNRDFLTGLHNRRYIYKKLDVLFKNKFYNKASVLMIDIDYFKKINDTYGHEAGDKVLKQVSMLMKLYTRTNDSLIRFGGEEFICVLLDTDISIARDIADRIREKVEAYDFKIECIKIKVTVSIGVSEARLVKCKEDIELAIKKADKLLYKAKQLGRNQVCI